Proteins from one Bacteroides mediterraneensis genomic window:
- a CDS encoding carboxypeptidase-like regulatory domain-containing protein, translated as MKSLIFLFFLLSTCQMQAQSLIKGKVIDNETHQPLERAAVTLTRDSSSTVYKYALTDPKGCFSFSVSEDAAWTVHVTYLGYQKESRPAQKGKEITFQLEPEAISLKEVEIKGGRIYGRQDTVKYDLSRFTSGKEQNIKEALKKLPGIDVNEQSGEIRYNGKAISQFTVEGMDVSGGRYNQITENLKADAVEKAEVIEHFQPIRSLRNKMPSDKVALNLKLKPEVRSRWLLTLQAAGGYGDQMLYNGKFNALQLARERQGIYLYKADHTGKDLSTELQQLTTDNQNFLTPTDVPTFIDQPTFSFPLEKQRLMDNTTHLASVNRLYRKNEEQQSRFTFHYLYDEQHRNQGTQEIYYYPTDTIHIAQAQNYSLYTHQAQATYNYERNGTRSFFRNLLEAHGAWSHSQENLHGNLKLTQRLQTNSLQLTNQMNLLTTHEHATSGFRSFFRYTYQPTTLHFAQVNQSFGLQQAYMDNQGYYQWKKNGMTFGITGGVQGEWLLLHQTANFSSPQFKLYAIPMWMWEQNTFRLTVSADAAYLRKTNPQYTDLRISPTASLYWQFSPRWELTARAQFQQKNEEVTAYYPYSYWQNYRTMVSFSPHVPELQDQLYSFYLTYKRTVHEFFWSLSGSYWNRKNPQLVHSEYQDSIFTLTTWEVPNRNRSYSLTSLLSKGFYDWHLKTSLEAQLLYSEGKQAGQGSVQNYRYTQLTFTPKIDWSPLSWFNATYLATLTCNRSRIGEGNSLPALWDIRQKINIEIGNRTFLVRLIGEHYYNQLDENHHQHVWLADAEASYIKDKWRFSMSLCNLFNQKEYRYTTYSAIQQYTSWIKMRPREILVSIQYQL; from the coding sequence ATGAAATCCTTGATTTTTCTCTTCTTCCTGCTTTCCACCTGTCAGATGCAAGCGCAATCCCTGATCAAAGGGAAAGTCATTGACAATGAAACGCACCAACCGCTGGAAAGAGCTGCGGTCACCCTCACCCGCGACTCAAGTAGCACCGTCTACAAGTATGCTTTGACCGACCCGAAAGGATGTTTCTCGTTCTCCGTATCCGAAGACGCTGCATGGACGGTACATGTCACCTACTTGGGATACCAGAAAGAAAGCCGGCCTGCGCAGAAGGGAAAAGAAATAACTTTCCAGCTGGAACCGGAAGCCATCTCCTTGAAAGAAGTGGAAATCAAGGGAGGACGTATCTACGGACGACAAGATACCGTGAAATACGACCTGTCCCGTTTCACCTCCGGAAAAGAGCAGAACATCAAGGAGGCATTGAAAAAACTGCCGGGAATTGACGTAAACGAACAAAGTGGAGAAATCCGATACAACGGGAAAGCCATCAGTCAGTTTACCGTGGAAGGAATGGATGTGTCGGGAGGACGCTATAACCAAATCACTGAGAACCTGAAAGCAGATGCAGTGGAAAAGGCCGAAGTAATCGAGCACTTCCAGCCCATCCGTTCCTTACGCAACAAGATGCCGAGTGACAAAGTGGCTTTGAATCTGAAACTGAAACCGGAAGTCCGTTCCCGCTGGCTGCTTACCTTGCAGGCTGCCGGTGGGTATGGCGACCAAATGTTGTATAATGGAAAGTTCAATGCCTTACAGCTGGCTCGTGAACGGCAAGGTATCTATTTGTATAAGGCCGATCATACCGGAAAAGACCTTTCCACCGAACTGCAACAACTGACCACCGACAACCAGAACTTCCTCACGCCGACCGATGTTCCGACCTTTATCGACCAGCCTACCTTTTCCTTCCCCTTGGAAAAACAACGGTTGATGGACAATACCACCCATCTGGCATCTGTAAACCGTCTTTACCGAAAAAACGAAGAACAACAGTCCCGTTTCACCTTCCACTACTTGTACGACGAACAACACCGTAACCAAGGGACCCAGGAAATTTACTACTATCCTACCGACACAATCCATATCGCACAAGCACAGAATTACAGTCTGTACACTCACCAGGCGCAAGCCACCTACAACTATGAACGGAACGGCACACGGTCTTTCTTCCGTAATCTACTGGAAGCCCACGGAGCCTGGAGTCACAGTCAGGAAAACCTGCACGGCAACCTGAAACTGACCCAGCGCCTGCAAACGAACAGCCTTCAGCTAACTAACCAAATGAATCTCTTGACCACCCATGAACACGCCACCTCCGGCTTTCGCTCTTTCTTCCGCTATACCTACCAGCCCACCACGCTTCATTTTGCGCAAGTCAACCAATCGTTCGGGCTCCAGCAGGCCTATATGGACAACCAAGGTTATTACCAATGGAAAAAGAACGGAATGACCTTTGGAATTACCGGAGGTGTCCAAGGAGAATGGTTGTTACTGCACCAGACAGCTAATTTCTCCAGTCCCCAATTCAAGCTCTATGCCATCCCGATGTGGATGTGGGAACAAAACACCTTCCGTCTGACCGTATCCGCCGATGCGGCTTATCTAAGGAAAACCAATCCACAATATACAGACCTACGAATCAGTCCGACGGCCTCACTATATTGGCAGTTCAGCCCACGTTGGGAGTTGACCGCCCGTGCCCAGTTCCAACAAAAGAATGAAGAAGTCACCGCATACTACCCGTATTCCTACTGGCAGAACTACCGAACCATGGTTTCCTTTTCACCCCATGTTCCAGAGTTGCAGGATCAGCTCTACTCCTTTTACCTGACTTACAAACGGACTGTTCACGAATTTTTCTGGTCACTTTCAGGAAGCTACTGGAACCGGAAGAACCCACAGTTAGTTCATTCGGAATATCAAGACAGTATCTTCACGCTCACAACCTGGGAAGTACCGAATCGTAATCGCAGCTACAGCCTCACCAGTCTGCTCTCAAAAGGCTTCTATGACTGGCATCTGAAAACTTCACTGGAAGCCCAACTCCTTTACAGTGAGGGAAAACAAGCCGGACAGGGCTCGGTCCAAAACTACCGCTACACCCAACTTACTTTCACCCCAAAAATCGATTGGTCGCCTCTCTCTTGGTTCAATGCTACGTACCTGGCAACCCTTACCTGCAATCGTTCCCGCATCGGAGAAGGAAACAGTCTGCCTGCTCTATGGGATATCCGCCAAAAAATCAACATTGAAATAGGGAACCGTACCTTCCTAGTCCGTCTGATTGGTGAACATTACTATAACCAGCTCGACGAAAACCATCACCAACATGTATGGCTTGCTGATGCCGAAGCTTCATACATCAAGGACAAATGGCGGTTTTCCATGAGCCTATGCAACTTGTTCAATCAAAAAGAATACCGATATACGACTTATTCGGCTATTCAACAATATACTTCATGGATCAAAATGCGACCAAGAGAAATCTTAGTCTCAATTCAATATCAGTTATAA
- the argH gene encoding argininosuccinate lyase: protein MAQKLWEKNVQVNAEIDRFTVGRDREMDMYLAKYDVLGSMAHITMLESIGLLTADELKILLEELKKIYASVERGEFVIEDGVEDVHSQVELMLTRRLGDVGKKIHSGRSRNDQVLVDLKLFIRAQLKSVAEAVERLFHVLISQSNRYKDVLMPGYTHLQIAMPSSFGLWFGAYAESLVDDMVFLQAAYKVCNRNPLGSAAGYGSSFPLDREMTTHLLGFDSMNYNVVYAQMGRGKVERNVSFALASIAGTLSKMAFDACMFSCQNFGFVKLPDECTTGSSIMPHKKNPDVFELTRAKCNKIQALPQQIMMIMNNLPSGYFRDLQIIKEVFLPAFEELEDCLQMATYIMDKIKINEHILDDDKYLYMFSVEEVNRLAAEGMPFRDAYKKVGLDIEAGKFTHEKTVHHTHAGSIGNLCNDKIEELMQQAVSGFNFEKVEEAEKALLGR, encoded by the coding sequence ATGGCTCAAAAACTTTGGGAGAAAAATGTACAGGTAAATGCGGAGATTGACCGCTTTACCGTGGGACGTGACCGTGAAATGGACATGTATCTGGCAAAGTATGACGTATTGGGCTCGATGGCACACATCACGATGCTGGAAAGTATCGGATTGCTGACGGCCGACGAACTGAAGATTTTGCTGGAAGAACTGAAAAAAATATATGCTTCCGTAGAACGCGGAGAATTTGTCATCGAAGACGGGGTGGAAGACGTACATTCACAGGTGGAACTGATGCTGACACGTCGTCTGGGAGATGTGGGAAAGAAAATACACAGCGGCCGTTCGCGCAACGACCAGGTGCTGGTGGACCTGAAGCTGTTCATCCGCGCCCAGTTGAAGTCGGTGGCAGAGGCAGTGGAACGTCTGTTCCATGTACTGATTTCCCAGAGTAACCGTTATAAAGACGTGCTGATGCCGGGTTACACCCATTTGCAGATTGCCATGCCTTCTTCTTTCGGCTTGTGGTTTGGTGCTTACGCCGAGAGTCTGGTAGACGACATGGTGTTCCTGCAGGCCGCTTATAAGGTGTGCAACCGTAACCCATTAGGCTCAGCGGCAGGTTATGGCTCTTCTTTCCCCTTGGATCGTGAGATGACCACCCATCTGCTGGGATTTGATTCCATGAACTACAATGTGGTGTATGCCCAGATGGGACGTGGTAAAGTGGAACGCAATGTATCGTTTGCGCTGGCTTCTATCGCCGGCACCTTGTCGAAGATGGCCTTTGATGCCTGCATGTTCAGTTGTCAGAACTTCGGATTCGTGAAACTGCCCGATGAATGTACCACCGGTTCCAGCATCATGCCTCACAAGAAAAATCCGGATGTGTTCGAACTGACCCGTGCCAAATGCAACAAAATCCAGGCACTTCCGCAGCAGATCATGATGATTATGAACAACCTGCCTTCCGGTTATTTCCGTGACCTTCAGATTATCAAGGAGGTATTCCTCCCGGCATTCGAGGAACTGGAAGACTGTTTGCAGATGGCTACCTACATCATGGACAAGATTAAAATCAACGAGCATATTCTGGACGACGATAAGTATCTGTATATGTTCAGTGTGGAAGAGGTGAACCGTCTGGCAGCCGAAGGCATGCCGTTCCGTGACGCCTACAAGAAAGTGGGTCTGGACATCGAAGCCGGTAAGTTTACCCACGAAAAGACCGTGCATCACACCCATGCCGGAAGCATCGGTAACTTGTGTAACGACAAGATTGAGGAACTGATGCAGCAGGCCGTGAGCGGATTCAACTTTGAGAAGGTGGAAGAGGCTGAAAAAGCTCTCCTAGGCCGATAA
- a CDS encoding polyketide cyclase, whose protein sequence is MAVQFESNVKHVPYSQERVYNKLSDLNNLEGVRERLNEVKDKLDGKLEDMSFDRDSITLKVQGINLTLRIIEREPLKCIKFEGDKSPIPLNLWIQILPVTEEEAKMKVTIRAEVNMFMKAMVSKPLQEGVEKLADMLAMLPY, encoded by the coding sequence ATGGCTGTACAATTTGAAAGTAATGTGAAGCATGTTCCTTATAGTCAGGAACGAGTGTATAACAAACTGTCCGACCTGAACAACCTGGAAGGGGTTCGGGAACGTCTGAATGAGGTGAAAGACAAACTGGACGGAAAGCTGGAAGACATGTCGTTCGACCGTGATTCCATCACCCTGAAGGTGCAGGGCATCAACCTCACATTGCGCATCATTGAGCGTGAACCCCTGAAGTGCATCAAGTTTGAAGGTGACAAATCGCCTATACCTTTGAATTTGTGGATTCAGATTCTTCCCGTGACCGAGGAAGAGGCCAAAATGAAAGTCACCATCCGTGCCGAAGTAAATATGTTTATGAAGGCCATGGTGTCGAAACCATTGCAGGAAGGGGTAGAGAAACTGGCAGACATGCTGGCCATGCTTCCTTATTAA
- the pyrE gene encoding orotate phosphoribosyltransferase — translation MKALERLFAEKLLKVKAVKIQPANPFTWASGWKSPIYCDNRKTLSYPALRNFVKLEICRVILEKFGEVDAIAGVATGAIAQGALVAEELNLPFVYVRSSPKDHGLENLIEGELRPGMKVVVVEDLISTGGSSLKAVDAIRRDGCEVIGMVASFTYGFDVSVEAFKKAKVELVTLTNYNAVLDAALKTDYINEEDIPVLQAWREDPSHWTGK, via the coding sequence ATGAAAGCTTTGGAAAGATTATTTGCAGAAAAGTTGCTGAAGGTGAAGGCTGTGAAGATTCAGCCGGCTAACCCGTTTACTTGGGCTTCAGGTTGGAAATCACCGATTTATTGTGACAATCGTAAGACCTTGTCATATCCTGCACTTCGTAACTTCGTTAAGTTGGAGATTTGTCGTGTTATTCTGGAAAAGTTCGGTGAAGTTGACGCCATTGCCGGGGTCGCTACGGGGGCTATCGCACAAGGTGCCTTGGTGGCAGAGGAGTTGAACTTGCCGTTTGTATATGTTCGTTCAAGCCCGAAAGACCATGGCTTGGAAAATTTGATTGAAGGCGAGTTGCGTCCGGGAATGAAAGTGGTCGTAGTAGAAGACCTGATTTCAACCGGCGGTAGTAGCTTGAAGGCGGTAGATGCCATTCGTCGTGACGGTTGTGAAGTTATCGGTATGGTGGCTTCCTTCACTTACGGTTTCGATGTATCGGTAGAAGCATTCAAGAAAGCAAAAGTGGAACTGGTTACCTTGACCAACTACAATGCCGTGCTGGATGCTGCTTTGAAAACTGACTACATTAACGAAGAAGACATCCCTGTGCTGCAGGCATGGAGAGAAGATCCTTCTCACTGGACTGGAAAATAA
- a CDS encoding ComF family protein — protein MACGKKLQISEQVLCCDCLSQLPFTHLGNTPGNEMEKIFWGRFPIVRASSLLYYSRGGKVAHILAGMKYYGRQQVCRYMGEMLAYELQPSGFFEGVDYLLPVPLHPDRLRTRGYNQSLLLAEGISRLTGIPVCDGVLQRVRNNQTQTHKSAWERQENTAYLFQLAGGTRLLEGKHVMLVDDVLTTGATLTSCAEVLSEIKGIHLSIATLAWTK, from the coding sequence ATGGCGTGTGGGAAAAAACTGCAGATTTCGGAGCAGGTGCTTTGTTGTGATTGTTTGTCGCAGCTGCCTTTCACCCATTTGGGGAATACACCCGGCAATGAAATGGAAAAGATTTTCTGGGGACGTTTTCCCATTGTGCGGGCTTCTTCGTTATTGTATTATTCCCGTGGCGGGAAGGTGGCACATATTTTGGCCGGCATGAAATACTACGGGCGTCAGCAGGTATGCCGGTACATGGGAGAGATGCTGGCCTATGAACTTCAGCCTTCTGGCTTCTTTGAAGGTGTGGATTATCTGTTGCCGGTACCTTTGCATCCGGACCGTCTGCGTACCAGAGGATACAACCAGAGTCTTCTGTTGGCGGAAGGTATTTCCCGACTTACCGGCATACCGGTATGCGACGGAGTTCTTCAGCGGGTGCGGAATAACCAGACACAGACTCATAAATCGGCTTGGGAGCGGCAGGAAAACACGGCTTATCTGTTCCAGCTGGCAGGCGGCACTCGTCTGCTGGAAGGGAAACATGTGATGCTGGTCGATGACGTATTGACAACTGGTGCCACACTTACCTCCTGTGCCGAGGTTTTGTCAGAAATAAAAGGAATTCATCTTAGTATTGCTACACTGGCATGGACAAAATAG
- a CDS encoding regulatory protein RecX has protein sequence MRELSEAEIKSKAEAYCSAVERCPSEVEEKIRKWGASEEVTAQIMAHLHRERYLDAARFCRFYVRDKYRFNQWGRMKIAQMLRMKGLSDGDIQAGLEEIDTEEYDGILKKLLKQKMKSIKAANDYERSMKLIRFAMGRGFTLEEIRRYVNQLDPDEDFD, from the coding sequence ATGAGAGAATTAAGTGAAGCAGAGATAAAGAGCAAGGCTGAGGCCTATTGTTCGGCGGTGGAGCGTTGCCCGTCGGAGGTGGAGGAAAAAATCCGTAAATGGGGGGCCTCGGAAGAGGTGACAGCCCAGATTATGGCCCATTTGCATCGGGAACGCTATCTGGATGCGGCGCGTTTCTGTCGTTTCTATGTGCGCGACAAGTATCGTTTCAATCAGTGGGGGCGCATGAAGATTGCGCAGATGTTGCGCATGAAAGGACTGTCGGACGGAGACATACAGGCCGGACTGGAAGAGATTGATACCGAAGAATACGACGGCATCCTGAAAAAACTGTTGAAACAGAAGATGAAAAGCATCAAGGCTGCCAATGACTATGAGCGGAGCATGAAACTGATTCGTTTTGCCATGGGCCGGGGTTTTACATTGGAGGAGATTCGCCGTTACGTCAACCAACTGGACCCGGATGAGGATTTTGACTGA
- the prmC gene encoding peptide chain release factor N(5)-glutamine methyltransferase yields the protein MHPVYQHIKKELSSFYAEGEASAMAKWISSDILHLSTMELYTGKDMNFSTKEWKEVEDILARLKQREPLQYILQEAPFCGLSFHVEKGVLIPRPETEELVEWIVSDCQKAGKVRILDIGTGSGCIPVALAERLPEAEVASCDISAEALRVAAVNVKRYGGKVTLFQADILQDELPDCRVDVLVSNPPYITESERGEMEANVLDWEPELALFVPDTDPLCFYRRIARKGFDWLTEGGALYFEINRAYGAETVRMLEECGYRDIALRKDLSGNDRMIKAVRP from the coding sequence ATGCATCCGGTTTATCAACATATTAAAAAAGAACTGAGTTCCTTTTACGCAGAAGGAGAGGCGTCGGCCATGGCGAAATGGATTTCGTCGGACATTCTGCATCTTTCCACGATGGAACTTTATACAGGCAAAGATATGAATTTTTCCACGAAAGAGTGGAAGGAGGTGGAGGATATTCTTGCTCGCCTGAAACAACGGGAACCTCTTCAGTATATTCTGCAGGAAGCACCTTTTTGCGGCCTGTCTTTCCACGTGGAAAAAGGCGTGCTCATTCCCCGTCCCGAGACTGAGGAACTGGTGGAATGGATAGTGTCTGATTGTCAGAAAGCCGGGAAAGTACGCATTCTCGATATCGGCACGGGAAGTGGCTGTATTCCGGTGGCACTGGCAGAAAGGCTGCCGGAGGCGGAGGTGGCTTCCTGTGACATTTCGGCTGAGGCCTTGCGGGTGGCAGCCGTCAATGTAAAGCGGTATGGCGGCAAAGTGACCTTGTTTCAGGCCGACATCCTTCAGGATGAGCTGCCCGACTGTCGGGTAGATGTGCTGGTGAGCAATCCGCCTTATATTACGGAAAGTGAACGGGGCGAGATGGAGGCCAATGTACTTGACTGGGAACCGGAACTGGCTTTGTTTGTTCCCGATACGGACCCGTTGTGCTTTTACCGGCGGATTGCCCGGAAAGGATTCGACTGGCTGACGGAAGGCGGGGCATTGTATTTTGAAATCAACCGGGCCTACGGAGCAGAAACCGTCCGGATGCTGGAAGAATGTGGGTATCGCGACATTGCGTTGCGGAAAGATTTGTCGGGAAACGACCGGATGATAAAAGCAGTGAGACCATGA